In Plasmodium coatneyi strain Hackeri chromosome 4, complete sequence, the genomic window GTCCTTCTCTTGCTCTCCTCAGAGTTACAGAAACATTCACAAATTCTTGTATTTGCCTCTTCGAAGATTATTTTGTATatgtttgcattttcctgTTCTGCTCCAGCTGGAAAAATGCATACTTTACAAAATTGTTGCCCAGCGGGATGCTCGAACGCTCTGCCGTTTGCGTTGTTCCTTTGATGTTTCATAAAGCAATTTTACTGCAatctgttttgttttgcttcGCCCGAAAGTGctacgcttttttttttttttttttttttatcatatattttgctgatacgtttttttttgcacaaatgaAGTGAAGCAAAAATAGGGCGCGGCGGGGGTGGAGTTATAGTGCGTCACTATGCTGACTCCGTTTGATTATGCTGTGATGTTAAAATATGCTCTTCCGAAGGGGACCTTGCCAACCAATTGTGCACGCCGTACTTACACTGCCTAGTTCATCCTAATTCTCTTTTCGCGCGAATCACGACtcgcctctttttttttttttttttttttaaatttccccCCAACGGTATGGCTACAAGAACGTACCACTTCAGTGCCACGCCTTCTCTCCATACCGAtcgcacatatatgtaagcaaaaaattttttagaaaGCCCATGCGTTGTATGCATGGGGGATGAATACGGTTCTGCAGAGAAGCTTGtttcattctttttgtagccgttttttttttcatttttccgaCCCCCAATCTGTACGCCTACTACTCAGTGTTTAATTCGACGCACCTGAGAATTTTATCCTCTTTCATTCAtggggaggaacaaaaaataaaaaaaaaaaatacactacAAGAAAGTAGGGTATCATTTGTAAGCGTTTGTGTCACGAAGAGGGCACTGTTGCGTCCCACTTTGGCCAGCGTCAGGAGGGACATACGTTTACTACCACGCGTATGTATCACCCCACTGCGTTGTGGAAGCTGTCGGATggttatttcttccttccccttttaaattCCTGTTTGGAGTATCCGCTTGAgcggaacaaaaaaagaaaggcaacaaaaaaaaaaaaaaaaaaggcaccaAAGGCGCATCAAAAGCGAAGTcaaaagggaataatttcCCCAAAAGAGGGACAACAGAGAAGTCACTTTACCATAGAAGAGCTGCCGTCGCGATGCCGTTTCAATTTGGTTGACTTGGAATTGCATCGCCAGGGCGTCCGTCCCATTTTTCTCACGAACCCAAGGAAGGAGCACAGTTGTGTAAAAtaagagtttttttttttttttttttcgtttttacgttgttacttttttccttgtgtGGTTGAAACATGGCGGTGAAACTGGAACCGCCTTACTTTTCGGGCGAATATATGCATCCAGGTAATGCTCACCTATGGAATGGGTCTTCCACGGAGGGGCGCATGTGCGTACGGACGTGCCTGTTTGATCCGTCCACTGAGGGGATTGCTGCGTAGTCGCCTTATAAAGAATGCATACCTCATATCACCGCTACACATCATCCACCCCATGTAGACGCCCCGCTGGAAGAGGACCATGACGAAGAGGAGCGAATAACGGAGGAAGACAGTTGGGTGGTGATTGGGTCCTTCTTTGGGAGCCACGGATTGGTAAACCAGCAGATCGAAAGTTACAACGATTTTATAGAATACAGGATGCAGGAGATAATAGATGAGCACCCTCCAATAGAAATAAGACCACAGCCACAGTACCGCTCAGATCGGGATGACAGCAAAAATGTCATGTATGCCTTAAAGTTTGGCCAGCTCTCCCTAGATAGACCATTCTACGATGAGAGAAATTTAACGAATAAGAATCTGTGGCCACAGGAAGCAAGGCTCAGGAATCTGACCTACTCCTCTGCTATATACATAGATATTGAGCAGAGTACCTACGTGGTCGATGAAAATTCAAGGAGCCAAACTTTGAAGGAGAAATTTGTATACGAACGGATAAACTTGGGAAGAATACCACTCATGTTAAAGTCGATGTTTTGTTGGACGAAAGGTTTACCAGAGAGCGAAATTGCTGATATGGGTGAGTGTGCATTTGATCAGGGAGGGTACTTTATTGTGAACGGAGGGGAGAAGGTACTGGTAGCACAAGAACGAATGGcgcataattttatttatgtgtttAAGAAGAAGCAGCCTTCTAAATTCGGGTGGGTAGCTGAGATAAGGTCTCAGATGGAGAGGTCTCAAGCTACATCTGCTTTTTCTGTGAAGATGAAAACGAAAACGGGTTCTAGAGGTTCATCAGTGAGGACAGGAGGACAACTAGTAGCTACCTTACCTTACATAAGAACGGAAATTTCCGTTGGAATTTTGTTTAGAGCGCTAGGTTGTACCTCCGATAGGGATATCCTCCAAAGGATTGTCTACGATTTTAACGACAAAATGATGATTAACACGTTGAGGGAGACACTAGAAGAGTGCATAGACTATCCTACGCAGGACATCTGTCTCGACTTCATCGGTAAAAGAGGACCCACTGTTGGGGCGTCGAGAGAGAAAAGAATTTTATACGCGAAGGAACTTCTACGGAAGGAGGTTCTACCTCACATGGGGACCGGACCAGGGGTTGAAAGCAAGAAGTCATACTTCATAGGGTACATGATTAATAGGCTGTTGCTAGCCGAGTTGGGAAGAATTAAGGAAGACGATCGGGACCACTTTGGGAAGAAGCGTCTAGACATTGCAGGGCCGCTGATGGCTAGCAGTTTCTCCACTTATTTTAGAAAAATGGCCAAAGATGTGAAACGGGTTCTACAAAGGCAGATCGATAACAACAAACCATTCGATGTTGCGGGGGCGGTTAGAAGTTGTTCACAAATTACGCAGGGAATGCAGTACCAGCTAGCTACAGGAAATTGGGGTAAAGACAAAGATGGGAAGGTGATAAGAACAGGAGTTGCCCAGGTTCTTAACCGATTAACGTATTCATCATGCTTGTCCCATTTGAGACGGTTGAATACGCCACtagggagggaaggaaaaatggcgAAACCGAGGCAGTTGCATAACACCCACTGGGGAATGATCTGTCCATTCGAAACGCCAGAAGGGCAGTCCGTAGGTCTGGTCAAGAATCTCTCCCTAATGTGTGACATAAGTGTGGGTACATCTACCAATAATATTTTCGAGTTCCTGCTCGAGTGGGGTCTAGAATCGCTAGATGAAGTGCCACCCCAGttgatgaaggaaaaggtgaaacTCTTCCTAAATGGAAGGTGGGTTGGGTGTTTCAACCAAATAGATAACCTAATAGAGACGTTATATGAGTTAAGGAGGAGGTGTGACATATCACCGGAGGCCTCCATCGTGAGGGATGTGAACAGTAAGGAGATTAAAATCTTTACCGATTCGGGTAGGGCAATGAGACCTCTCTACGTGGTGAAAAAtgtcaaaggggaaaataaactCAAGTTGACTAAGGAgcatgtgaaaaatatgatgGCCTACCCGGAGACCTACAATTGGGACTACCTCATCCAGGAGGGGATCATCGAATACATTGACtgtgaagaggaggagaCCACCATGATTAGCATGTTTATCGATGATTTGAAAACGGGTACAGGTTACCATAACAATTATACCCACTGTGAGATCCACCCGTCGTTAATCTTAGGCGTTTGTGCATCCATCATCCCATTTAGCGACCACAACCAGAGTCCCCGTAATACCTACCAAAGCGCCATGGGTAAGCAAGCCATGGGAATTTACGTCACAAACTTTAACATCCGATTGGATACGTTAGCCCATTTGTTGTACTATCCACAGAGGCCACTTGTATGCACCAAGGTGATGGAGTACCTACGGTTTAGAGACCTTCCTGCGGGTATTAACGCGATTGTTGCGATTATGTGCTACACAGGGTATAACCAGGAGGACAGTCTGATCATGAACCAGTCATCCATAGATAGAGGTCTCTTTAGAAGTGTGTTCTACCGAACCTACACCAGTGAAGAGAAACAACAGGGTAGTCTCATCATAGAGTCATTTGAAAAACCTTCCATTagatttgttaaaaatttaaaaagaggCGATTACACTAAGCTGGATAACGATGGGTTAATCGCTCCAGGGATACGGGTTCTAGGAGACGACATAATTATTGGAAAGGTGTCTCCCAATATTGAGGACGAAGACGATATAGTAATTCAGAAGAAGGTACCCAATGTGCAAATGGGTTACACCTCTGGTGCATCTACCCCTGGTGCATCTACACCTGGTGGGTTTCTCACAGGGAAGGATTCCTCAACCGGGGGAAGTGTACTCAGTGGAAGTGCGGGCAGCGTTTGTGGGAGTGTTTCCAGTCCGTATTCTCCATCCAGTATTGGAGGTTCTAATATGATGGATTCTATGCCCGATTCGCCAATCAGTGATCGGTATAGTAGCACAAGCGGCCCTGTAGGCACAGTAACGATGGGCCCCCCAAGTGTTGCCTCCTCCACCCCGACCAGCACCACCATTTTTAGAAGTGGAAACACACTCTCCACGGGGAGTAGCCCCCAGTATGGAACCACCATCGTTTCTGGTTCTACGAAAGACGATTTGGAAGTTCCCACACTGACTATTAGTACCTCTAACATCTTGAAGCAGTACAAGAAGGACTGCTCTTTGAGCTTAcgagaaaatgaaaacgggGTCATAGACACTGTTATGTTATCTTCCAACAGCCGAGGCAATAAGTTTGCTAAGGTAAAAGTCCGCTCAGTACGTATCCCCCAAATTGGGGATAAGTTTGCTAGTAGACATGGACAGAAGGGTACCATTGGAATTACATACCGAACGGAAGACATGCCCTTCAGTTCAGATGGTACCTTTCCAGATATAATTATGAACCCCCATGCAGTTCCATCCCGTATGACGATCGGTCACCTGGTCGAGTGTCTAGCTGGGAAGGTTGCTGCGatagaaggaggagaaggagatGCAACTCCATTTTCTAAAATAACTGTGCAGGAAATATCACAGAGGTTACATAACCTTGGGTATGAAAAGTATGGTAACGACATCCTCTACAATGGGCATAACGGGAAGATGCTAAAATCGAAGATCTTCATTGGGCCAACTTACTACCAAAGGTTGAAACACATGGTGGAGGATAAAATTCATGCTAGGAGTAGAGGTCCTCTCACCATGATTACGAGACAACCCACGGAGGGACGATCCAGGGATGGTGGATTACGTTTCGGAGAGATGGAAAGAGATTGTATGATTTCGCACGGATCTGCGAAAATGCTTAAGGAGAGACTCTTCGAAGAAAGTGACGCCTACCGTGTGCACGTGTGTGATAACTGCGGGCTCTGCTGCATCGCAGACATCAACAAGAACGCCTACGAATGCACCGTCTGCAATAGTAAGACGAACATTTCGCAGATCTACATCCCCTACGCGTGCAAGCTGCTCTTCCAGGAGCTCATGACCATGGCCATATATCCGAAGCTCGTCCTGGAGGACATGTAGCGATATACAAGGGGTGGTGCAAGGTTGTTGGGGCGCCACAcgtcctcttcttttcccccttttattattttttttactttttctttttttgtaccatTTTGATGCGCCTACAAGAACCGCCCATAAGGGTTGTGTATCAAATTAGTGAAGCCATACTAACGGGAGGTTTaagttgggaaaaaaaaaaaaaaaaaaaaaaattggcgcCGCAGTGTTACCAACGGACCCGCCAAAATGGTGATTCCTAAATATTTGTTCATCTGTGGGGATGTGTTCACCCGTCACAGAATCAATTCATCGAGGGGGATCTTCAGATCCCTGGCGATGCTGCGGATGGTGTCCTCTGGTACCTGAATGACCAGCTTGGTGTAGGGGTCCAACGATTCGTACGATCCTGCGTTTGCGCCATCAGAAAAGATGTTACTCccaagggaggaaaaattgtTGGTGGAGTTTAGCAACGCACTGCCACAGTAGCCACTCCACTGCACTCCATTCATCAAGCTATTACGGACCAAGCAGGACATATTGTTGGAAGAACAGAAGCTGATAAATCCGAGCTGAATGAGGGTATTTATTTGGTGGCAGATAAGACTGTTCATGGTTAGCTTTTCGTTGAAGAAGCAAACGAGAAGGCAGTCTGTTATGCATACCCATCTTATGAAGGTGAAATTTTTTGGAATCGCCTGACCGATTAGGGTTAAAATggattcatttttacttctgCCTTTTCTCTTCTTGGGTAGGGTAAAGGCACCTCCCTTCACAGTGGCGTTGAAAAAACGCTTATCCGTTAGGGGTAAATTTCTAGAAGCTAGATATGCCCCTACAAGTAGAACTCTTGAATAGAACGATAAGTCaactttgttttttaaattattttcgtTCAAAAAAACGGAATCAATTAATTCGAATGTAAAATGGCTAGCATGGTTGTAGGTAGCCACTCGGATATGTGTGTCTATATTTCTCTGCAAAGCGTTCATATTTTCTACGATGGGTTCTAAGGTGCCCTCTAGGATGGGTTTTATAAAAAGAGGCCACATATGGGCGCATATAAAAAGCAGCTCATGGAAATCGCTCTTGTAGTCTTTATACGACACATTAATGATGTAGTCTACGTATCTGCACCAGATGTCACAAATGACTTCGTTGTCTAGGATGacgttcttccttctgattAGGAAttctgttttgttttcctttacacAGTAGATCTTCAACTCCTTGTCGTTGTGTGTGAGCAGCGATTCGAAGCACATGGTGTTGTAAAGTCGGTAGAgaatatttttgcacatatcCGCTGTGTAAGAATCAAACCAGACAGTTGGGGGTTGTGGCAATCCGTCAAAAATTTCATCCGGCAGTGGGGATCGATTTATCAGGATGATGCATAACCCCCTCGTCGTCTTATTCGCCTTAGTCATGTCGTTGTAAGGGCCTCTAATATATTCGTGGATTCTTGTCAAAGCGTAGAATAAATCTGGGTGGGTTCTTACTAAATAGCGCACGTTATCGAGGATGAAGACAACTGATCGGTCGTACAGGTTGTCTTTGTGGAGGTGCTGCTTTGGGGATGTCATCCCTTTGTTCGGTTCATCTGATGCGTTTGCACCGGCACCATGGCGACGTTTCTTCCCCGGAGATGCATCCCCCCCTGCTCTGCCATCCTCAGGCCGAAAGGACAAGAGCTTATGCAGAACATTAAAAAACACATCAGTGTTGGACACATGGTTTGGAACTAACTTGGTCGGATCGTATGAATAATTTGTGAAGCCATTTGACTTCTTATATTCCTCGAATTCATGCAACAGATTTTTGCTCAGGTCCTTTAGAATTGTGTGGTAAATCACATTCTTTGCAGACTTACCAGATTGGTATAGAGCCATTAAACAGTTTACATACGCGAAGGGCACGTTCTTCAGCTTCACAAAACTTTTCACaacttttgtttttcccatgCCTGGTAGACCTAGCACCTGAATAACAGAAATGGGATCCCTCAAATCACCGAGAAGGTTAACTAATCGGTGCAGTTGGACTTCCCTTTCAAAACCGAAAATTTTCAAACAGGTGATGTATGCCTGGAGGGTATCGTGGGGGATGGCTGGGATGAGCTCTCTGAAGTACTCCTGGTCGATCATTTCGTTCAGTTCTGCGTCGTAGAGTTCATCTCCGGGGTCGTGCGGATCGCACGGATCATGTGAATCATGCGAATCATGCGAAGCGTTGGATGATTGGTCATTCTCGTGCGGTATTGCACCATCTTTGTGCGATCCACTCTGTGCAGCGTCCTCCTCGTCGAAGGTGTCTTCGTCGTCGCTCTCCTCCGTGTATTCATCATTCGTTTCCTCCTCTGCGTCATTCGCACCCCCCGGTTTGCAAtcctgttcatttttgtgcagGCCGGAAATGTTCATCTGGCCTGGCCCATCCGTTGGGGCCTCGTCCGCGTGCCTCTCTCGACTGTTGCGGTCGTCACGGTCATCGCAATTTGCACCAGTATCACAACTGGCATCGTCATAACCAACCGCATCTGCATCCGAGTCGGCATCGTCGTGGCTGCCACCACGCCTCTGCTTCTTCGGAGAGCTGAACCCGTAAATGCACTCCTTGGCCGTTTCGTTGCAGTCGTCGGAGTTTATGTCACTGTCGTTGTTCGCCAACTTATGCATCGTGTTTCTGAGGAAGTACGTTTCCGTGGTGAGAAGAATCGAACGGTAACCCTGGGTTGTCCGTCTACCCGTCCTTCCCCCCCAGAAGACAAGCAAAGGGAGGGAGAAACACACTCGAAAGGAGTTCCCCAAAGGGAAAGCAGTACtgatggtaaaaaaaaataaaaagatcGACAATTCGTGTGTTTCAAATTGTAGGCACACAGAATTGCCTGAAGATGTTACCGTCCTGTTTGCCAAAAAGGCTATAAtaatgccaaaaaaaaaaaaaaaaaaaaaaagcccaCACGTTTTTAATGAGCCAGGTAAATCAAATCAAAACGGAAgtgtaaaatgaataataaaaaaaaaaaaaaaattacatggGCATCCCACAAATGACACAATGTGCGTGTGCTTCCTATGGTGAACGAGAAAGCTCTCCTTGGGAACAAATGCGAATGGAGGGGACATTActaattaaaaagggaggcaTGGTTAAGCAGTCGGCGGCGTGGCCGTGCgaggagaatgaaaaaggaaaccgTAATGTGCAAGGTCAAATAAATTCTCCTCTTTTGAAAAGGCGGAAATAAGCGGAAAACGAGCGTGAACTCAAcgtacggaaaaaaaaaaaaaaaaaaaaaaaaaaattaaatatacatgtataacgcttatgtgcacataaacaATTACGTCAAAGGCGGACAGGGAAAACGAACCTAGGGGTAGTAGCTCCCCCACTCATGGGTAAATGAAGTATgaccaaaatggggaaaacatatgaaataaattacaaaggagcacttttccttttcac contains:
- a CDS encoding DNA-directed RNA polymerase subunit beta, whose protein sequence is MAVKLEPPYFSGEYMHPDAPLEEDHDEEERITEEDSWVVIGSFFGSHGLVNQQIESYNDFIEYRMQEIIDEHPPIEIRPQPQYRSDRDDSKNVMYALKFGQLSLDRPFYDERNLTNKNLWPQEARLRNLTYSSAIYIDIEQSTYVVDENSRSQTLKEKFVYERINLGRIPLMLKSMFCWTKGLPESEIADMGECAFDQGGYFIVNGGEKVLVAQERMAHNFIYVFKKKQPSKFGWVAEIRSQMERSQATSAFSVKMKTKTGSRGSSVRTGGQLVATLPYIRTEISVGILFRALGCTSDRDILQRIVYDFNDKMMINTLRETLEECIDYPTQDICLDFIGKRGPTVGASREKRILYAKELLRKEVLPHMGTGPGVESKKSYFIGYMINRLLLAELGRIKEDDRDHFGKKRLDIAGPLMASSFSTYFRKMAKDVKRVLQRQIDNNKPFDVAGAVRSCSQITQGMQYQLATGNWGKDKDGKVIRTGVAQVLNRLTYSSCLSHLRRLNTPLGREGKMAKPRQLHNTHWGMICPFETPEGQSVGLVKNLSLMCDISVGTSTNNIFEFLLEWGLESLDEVPPQLMKEKVKLFLNGRWVGCFNQIDNLIETLYELRRRCDISPEASIVRDVNSKEIKIFTDSGRAMRPLYVVKNVKGENKLKLTKEHVKNMMAYPETYNWDYLIQEGIIEYIDCEEEETTMISMFIDDLKTGTGYHNNYTHCEIHPSLILGVCASIIPFSDHNQSPRNTYQSAMGKQAMGIYVTNFNIRLDTLAHLLYYPQRPLVCTKVMEYLRFRDLPAGINAIVAIMCYTGYNQEDSLIMNQSSIDRGLFRSVFYRTYTSEEKQQGSLIIESFEKPSIRFVKNLKRGDYTKLDNDGLIAPGIRVLGDDIIIGKVSPNIEDEDDIVIQKKVPNVQMGYTSGASTPGASTPGGFLTGKDSSTGGSVLSGSAGSVCGSVSSPYSPSSIGGSNMMDSMPDSPISDRYSSTSGPVGTVTMGPPSVASSTPTSTTIFRSGNTLSTGSSPQYGTTIVSGSTKDDLEVPTLTISTSNILKQYKKDCSLSLRENENGVIDTVMLSSNSRGNKFAKVKVRSVRIPQIGDKFASRHGQKGTIGITYRTEDMPFSSDGTFPDIIMNPHAVPSRMTIGHLVECLAGKVAAIEGGEGDATPFSKITVQEISQRLHNLGYEKYGNDILYNGHNGKMLKSKIFIGPTYYQRLKHMVEDKIHARSRGPLTMITRQPTEGRSRDGGLRFGEMERDCMISHGSAKMLKERLFEESDAYRVHVCDNCGLCCIADINKNAYECTVCNSKTNISQIYIPYACKLLFQELMTMAIYPKLVLEDM